One Lacticaseibacillus rhamnosus genomic window carries:
- a CDS encoding DUF805 domain-containing protein produces the protein MEKETGFWPAIKDFFFRAGDFKGVSSRSQYWWVFLAQFLLGIVIGFVSALTGSILTTTTHSFGESIIKSVVTLLFMVPMYLSYPQLSLTLRRFRDAKVNPWWYLVLVLVALVGPLLTVSGMGLLPMIILPLVVALVDLIILLFPSREQTVKPFPVHPHMGSTIGVTFGAAVKDLFLRGGDFTGKSSRSQYWWSVLFSALIIVPAFFFLIFSITAALLGSAALGKLQPQNIINTFNSLGIGAVILVAIILAIVYGWSMLALPVLTVIWRRFRDAGVSPWWFVAFTIASNIVSAVQTSAPNVPLNLVTLILLIAQIVILALPPKVQNDEA, from the coding sequence ATGGAAAAGGAAACAGGTTTTTGGCCGGCAATTAAAGACTTTTTCTTTCGTGCCGGTGATTTTAAAGGCGTTAGTTCACGCTCACAGTATTGGTGGGTATTTCTGGCACAGTTCTTACTAGGTATCGTCATTGGCTTTGTATCAGCACTTACAGGCTCTATCTTGACGACAACCACGCATTCTTTTGGCGAAAGCATCATCAAATCAGTGGTCACATTATTATTTATGGTGCCGATGTATCTAAGCTATCCACAACTGAGTTTAACGCTTCGGCGGTTTCGTGATGCTAAGGTCAACCCGTGGTGGTACCTTGTGCTGGTGTTAGTTGCATTGGTCGGGCCACTGTTGACCGTCAGCGGTATGGGCTTGTTGCCAATGATCATTTTGCCGCTTGTTGTGGCCCTCGTAGACCTCATCATTCTGCTGTTCCCTAGTCGTGAGCAGACTGTGAAGCCTTTTCCAGTTCACCCGCATATGGGCAGCACAATTGGCGTAACTTTTGGGGCGGCGGTCAAGGATCTGTTTCTTCGTGGTGGTGACTTCACCGGAAAATCGAGCCGCAGTCAGTACTGGTGGAGCGTCCTGTTTTCAGCATTGATTATTGTACCGGCGTTCTTTTTCCTCATCTTTTCGATCACTGCCGCCCTTCTTGGTAGCGCCGCATTAGGTAAGCTGCAACCGCAAAATATCATCAATACCTTTAATTCATTGGGTATTGGGGCCGTGATTTTGGTGGCAATTATCCTGGCAATCGTCTATGGCTGGTCAATGCTTGCTTTGCCTGTTTTAACGGTTATTTGGCGGCGTTTTAGGGATGCAGGCGTCAGTCCTTGGTGGTTTGTTGCTTTTACCATTGCCTCGAATATCGTTTCGGCAGTTCAAACAAGTGCCCCAAATGTCCCATTAAACCTGGTAACACTCATTCTTCTTATTGCGCAAATCGTCATCCTTGCTTTACCACCTAAAGTTCAAAATGACGAAGCATAA
- a CDS encoding replication-associated recombination protein A, which produces MDQSLFQNGNFQPLASRMRPQTLDEFVGQTHLLGKNKVLSNLIEHDEISSMIFWGPPGVGKTTLARIIARRTQAQFVTFSAVTSGIKEIKQVMKEAEQNRELGQKTIVFVDEIHRFNKAQQDAFLPYVERGSIILIGATTENPSFEVNAALLSRTRVFVLHGLTSAELVDLLQRALKDPRGYGLQQVKISKKLLAQIADFANGDARIALNTLEMAVTNAETKHDVVSVTQADVAQLLTKKALLYDKNGEEHYNLISALHKSMRNSDVDAAIYWLARMLEAGEDPLYIARRLVRFASEDVGMADSRALEIAVTVYQACQFIGMPECTVHLTHAVTYLSLAPKSNALYTAYGAAKKDATETLAEPVPLQIRNGVTDLMQDLGYGKDYQYAHNTKDKLTTMQTMPDNLIGKTYYHPTDQGSEAKVKERLEQIKAWHAQHPAPESPQPKKKS; this is translated from the coding sequence ATGGATCAAAGTCTGTTTCAAAATGGTAACTTTCAGCCGTTAGCAAGTCGCATGCGGCCGCAAACGCTTGATGAGTTTGTCGGCCAAACGCACTTGTTAGGAAAAAACAAGGTGTTGAGTAACCTCATCGAACATGATGAGATTAGTTCCATGATTTTCTGGGGTCCGCCTGGGGTTGGTAAAACCACATTGGCGCGAATTATTGCCCGGCGAACGCAGGCACAGTTTGTCACATTTTCTGCCGTCACCAGCGGGATTAAAGAAATCAAGCAGGTGATGAAAGAAGCTGAACAAAATCGTGAATTGGGTCAAAAGACGATTGTGTTTGTGGATGAGATTCACCGGTTTAATAAAGCTCAGCAGGATGCGTTTTTGCCGTATGTTGAGCGGGGCAGCATTATTTTAATCGGTGCCACTACCGAGAATCCATCGTTTGAGGTGAATGCCGCGCTACTTTCACGTACTCGGGTTTTTGTGCTACACGGCTTGACGAGTGCCGAGCTGGTTGATTTATTGCAGCGGGCGCTTAAGGATCCTCGTGGTTATGGGCTGCAGCAAGTCAAAATTAGCAAGAAGTTATTAGCACAGATTGCTGATTTTGCCAATGGCGATGCCCGCATTGCGTTGAATACGCTGGAAATGGCGGTCACCAATGCTGAGACGAAGCATGACGTGGTTTCAGTAACGCAAGCTGATGTTGCTCAGTTGTTGACTAAGAAAGCCTTATTGTATGACAAGAATGGCGAAGAGCACTATAATCTGATATCAGCATTACACAAATCAATGCGCAACTCGGATGTGGATGCAGCTATTTATTGGCTGGCGCGAATGTTAGAAGCTGGTGAAGATCCCTTATACATCGCGCGGCGGCTCGTTCGGTTTGCCAGTGAGGATGTCGGAATGGCGGATTCGCGGGCGTTAGAGATTGCGGTCACGGTTTATCAAGCGTGCCAGTTTATCGGCATGCCCGAGTGCACCGTCCATCTGACGCATGCGGTTACTTACCTCTCACTTGCACCAAAGTCGAATGCGCTTTACACGGCATATGGTGCTGCTAAAAAGGACGCAACTGAAACCTTGGCTGAACCGGTTCCGCTTCAAATACGTAATGGGGTAACGGATTTGATGCAGGATTTAGGTTATGGAAAAGATTACCAATATGCTCACAACACAAAAGATAAACTGACAACTATGCAAACCATGCCGGATAATCTCATCGGCAAAACGTACTATCATCCCACCGACCAAGGCAGTGAAGCTAAGGTTAAAGAGCGGCTTGAACAAATTAAAGCGTGGCATGCACAACACCCAGCCCCTGAATCGCCACAGCCTAAGAAAAAGTCGTGA
- a CDS encoding acetate kinase: MAKILAVNAGSSTLKWKLFDMPAEVQLAEGLVDRLGQPQSKVKIKYGDGQKYESDTPIANYQEAVASLMGNIKALGLVEHLHEIIGVGHRVVAGGEIFAESVVVDDETLLQIQNLRDYAPLHNPVEADYISVFRKMMPWANEVAVFDTAFHQTMQPENFLYSIPYEYYEQYGARKYGAHGTSVRYVSARAAEMLGKPLEDLRMIVMHLGSGSSITAVQGGQSIDTSMGFTPLAGVTMGTRSGDIDPSLVGYLMKKLAIPDVGQMIHILNNDSGLLGISGLSNDMRDLEAAEDTNTRAKLALDIFVNRVVKYVGSYAALMDGVDVLVFTAGIGENGDEIRDKIMRSLDYLSAKIDNDLNYKSHGVEADLSTADSTVKTLLVPTNEELMIVRDVMALS, translated from the coding sequence ATGGCAAAGATTCTCGCAGTCAATGCAGGTAGTTCGACCCTGAAGTGGAAGCTTTTTGATATGCCGGCTGAAGTGCAGTTGGCTGAGGGGTTGGTTGATCGATTGGGCCAGCCGCAATCGAAGGTTAAAATTAAATATGGCGACGGTCAGAAGTACGAGAGCGATACCCCAATTGCCAACTATCAAGAAGCAGTTGCCAGCTTGATGGGTAATATTAAGGCGCTAGGGTTAGTGGAGCATTTGCACGAGATTATCGGGGTCGGCCATCGAGTGGTTGCTGGCGGCGAAATTTTTGCCGAATCGGTTGTTGTTGATGATGAGACGTTGCTGCAGATTCAGAACCTGCGCGACTATGCACCGTTGCATAATCCCGTTGAAGCGGACTATATTTCGGTTTTTCGGAAAATGATGCCTTGGGCGAATGAAGTGGCAGTTTTTGACACGGCTTTCCACCAAACAATGCAACCGGAGAACTTTTTATATAGCATTCCATACGAATATTATGAGCAATATGGTGCGCGGAAGTATGGTGCGCATGGAACAAGTGTCCGTTATGTGAGCGCTCGTGCTGCTGAAATGTTGGGCAAGCCGCTAGAAGATCTACGCATGATTGTCATGCACTTAGGGTCTGGCTCTAGCATCACCGCGGTTCAAGGCGGACAGTCAATTGATACGTCCATGGGCTTTACGCCATTAGCAGGTGTCACCATGGGCACGCGATCAGGTGACATTGATCCGTCATTGGTAGGCTATCTCATGAAGAAGTTGGCGATACCGGATGTTGGCCAAATGATTCATATTCTCAACAACGATTCCGGTCTGCTAGGTATCTCCGGACTCAGCAATGATATGCGTGACTTGGAAGCCGCCGAGGACACCAATACACGCGCTAAGCTGGCACTGGATATTTTTGTGAACCGCGTTGTGAAATACGTTGGCTCTTACGCTGCTTTAATGGATGGCGTCGACGTGCTGGTCTTCACCGCTGGCATTGGCGAAAACGGTGACGAGATCCGTGATAAGATTATGCGGTCGCTTGATTACCTCAGCGCCAAAATCGACAATGATCTGAATTACAAGTCACATGGCGTTGAAGCAGATCTAAGCACGGCAGATTCAACCGTGAAAACGCTGCTGGTACCGACAAATGAAGAACTTATGATTGTGCGTGATGTGATGGCACTGAGCTAA
- a CDS encoding DeoR/GlpR family DNA-binding transcription regulator has product MVSFQRQNQILKILNTQQFARYSDLAKQLFVSPATVRRDTLDMENRGLIRRVLNGVTLSEEPKDVPYDYSVTLNLDAKRVVATRANRLIKSGMSLFIDSSTTSLVLIRELKDIDELYIVTNGILVALEASKRNGWYVSLVGGTVNKMLENISGDKATRDIENYQADLAVFSCRGLIATGATDANDQEANIKRAFAAHADQVMLLVDHTKVGKHQLYMSAPMNTLDYIATDKVMPEAIVNAARANHIRIFD; this is encoded by the coding sequence GTGGTCTCATTTCAACGCCAAAACCAAATTTTAAAGATCCTTAATACGCAGCAATTCGCTAGATACAGCGATCTAGCAAAACAACTTTTCGTCAGTCCTGCTACGGTTAGGCGTGACACCTTGGATATGGAGAACCGTGGTTTAATCAGACGGGTTTTAAATGGCGTAACGTTAAGTGAAGAACCTAAAGATGTTCCATATGATTATTCGGTCACCTTGAATCTGGATGCTAAACGGGTGGTAGCCACACGCGCAAACCGATTAATCAAAAGTGGTATGAGTCTCTTTATTGATTCCAGCACCACCTCTTTAGTCCTTATTCGCGAGCTTAAGGATATTGATGAACTTTACATTGTCACAAATGGCATCTTGGTTGCGCTTGAAGCCTCCAAGCGCAATGGTTGGTATGTTAGCTTGGTAGGCGGAACTGTCAATAAAATGCTGGAGAATATCAGCGGAGACAAAGCAACTCGTGATATTGAGAATTATCAAGCCGATCTGGCAGTTTTTTCTTGCCGCGGTCTCATTGCTACAGGCGCCACCGATGCTAATGATCAGGAAGCCAACATCAAACGAGCTTTCGCTGCTCACGCTGATCAAGTGATGTTGTTAGTCGATCACACCAAAGTCGGTAAACACCAACTGTATATGAGTGCCCCGATGAATACGCTTGACTATATTGCTACTGACAAAGTGATGCCCGAAGCAATTGTTAATGCAGCTCGCGCTAACCACATCCGAATTTTCGATTGA
- a CDS encoding FGGY-family carbohydrate kinase, translating into MALMGLDLGTTGVKSTITDNEGNILSAAYREYETSVPREGEYELDPSVVWSATKEVIQESKKFVKEDVLAVSVSSFGEAFVAVDAQGQPLMNTMLQTDSRGKDELNDLLTRISAEEIRNKTGLNPAVTFAVPKIMWIKKHRPEIYQKIHRILLYGAYILYKLGNVDAIDYTLADRSLAFNVSTNDWDSDILAAAGIDRQLLPKCYRLGTVVGTIKPELASELGVNPDMKLVTGAHDQICVSIGAGTIDVGDATDGMGSVDNISPIFTDTSHLKENAKKNYPTVPYLDNKYTTIAYMYDGGTSLKWYRDTFGFEEVQAAQLSGVSVYDIFDKYVPQKPTNLLILPHFSGAAVPYFDEDARGMILGLSGATRKPDIYRALMEGVAFEMRMNLDNMEAGGMHVNKLRATGGGSRSDTWLQIKADVFNREVDRVHMKESGTMGVIIMAGVAVGLFDSFESAMKKLVTIDKVFKPIPENVAFYNRQYKKYRELYAFGKKLRSL; encoded by the coding sequence GTGGCACTTATGGGATTGGATCTCGGGACGACCGGTGTTAAGAGTACGATTACCGATAATGAAGGAAATATCCTTTCTGCTGCTTACCGAGAATACGAGACATCGGTTCCCAGAGAAGGCGAATATGAACTAGATCCGAGTGTGGTCTGGTCAGCGACTAAAGAAGTTATTCAAGAGTCAAAGAAGTTCGTGAAAGAAGATGTGCTGGCAGTCAGCGTTTCATCTTTTGGCGAGGCATTTGTAGCAGTTGATGCTCAAGGCCAACCGTTGATGAATACGATGTTGCAGACAGATAGCCGTGGAAAAGACGAGTTGAATGACTTGTTAACGCGGATTTCAGCCGAAGAAATTCGCAATAAAACCGGGTTGAATCCCGCGGTCACTTTCGCGGTACCTAAGATTATGTGGATCAAGAAGCATCGACCGGAGATCTATCAAAAAATTCATCGTATCCTGCTTTATGGGGCTTATATTCTTTACAAACTTGGCAATGTTGATGCCATTGACTACACGTTAGCTGATCGTTCACTTGCATTTAATGTTTCTACCAACGACTGGGATTCAGATATATTGGCTGCTGCCGGCATTGACCGTCAACTATTACCTAAGTGTTACCGGCTTGGTACTGTCGTTGGAACGATCAAACCAGAATTAGCTTCTGAGTTGGGTGTTAATCCCGACATGAAGTTGGTGACCGGCGCGCATGACCAAATCTGCGTTTCAATCGGTGCCGGAACCATTGATGTTGGGGATGCCACGGATGGTATGGGATCGGTTGACAATATCTCGCCAATCTTTACCGACACTAGTCATCTCAAAGAAAATGCCAAGAAAAATTATCCGACCGTTCCTTATCTGGATAACAAATATACCACGATAGCTTATATGTACGATGGTGGAACATCCCTCAAGTGGTATCGCGATACTTTTGGCTTTGAAGAAGTTCAAGCAGCACAGTTATCCGGCGTGAGTGTCTATGACATCTTTGATAAGTACGTTCCGCAAAAGCCGACAAATTTGCTGATACTGCCGCACTTTTCCGGCGCTGCAGTTCCTTATTTCGATGAGGATGCACGCGGTATGATTCTCGGACTCTCAGGAGCTACCCGCAAGCCTGATATTTATCGGGCATTGATGGAAGGGGTGGCCTTTGAAATGCGAATGAATCTGGACAATATGGAAGCTGGTGGCATGCATGTCAACAAGTTGCGGGCGACCGGTGGGGGTTCACGATCTGATACCTGGCTCCAGATTAAAGCTGATGTCTTCAATCGAGAAGTTGATCGCGTTCATATGAAAGAATCCGGAACGATGGGCGTCATCATCATGGCCGGTGTTGCGGTTGGCTTATTCGATTCTTTTGAGTCTGCCATGAAGAAGCTGGTCACGATTGATAAGGTTTTCAAGCCAATTCCGGAAAACGTGGCGTTCTATAATCGTCAATATAAGAAATATCGTGAGTTATATGCATTTGGTAAAAAGTTACGGAGCTTATAG